The following coding sequences lie in one Phragmites australis chromosome 8, lpPhrAust1.1, whole genome shotgun sequence genomic window:
- the LOC133926403 gene encoding uncharacterized protein LOC133926403 isoform X1, which translates to MEVDDDVDEDDMDFNPFLREGSPSETSSSLTLEAQCEEHNSDNQLSSKIYPQNNQTSDSVLPQNGLSSKGVFEDFCPEKTSTQVNCEHDEGCLNGLEKEVLPSKAACSSTVQNSHYLSLEASEEDAICRRTRARYSLENYSLEELETFLQESDDDGDLQNVDEEEEYRKFLAAVLSGGGDDTQACHGDETQDEDENDADFELEIEEALESDGDENAENYEDTNGRKEKDGRRPQTRQRRPFTELSGPGSNRHESTKTHLRPILPYIPPALLTPAHAFGWQYPSQNALFPSSLISVTCAPLVSGFSDRQLGELHVLIYEHVQLLIQTFSLCVLDPSKQDVANDAKKMIVELVGCRDQALATSAPHRQFFFESQHLCSSSSFVSSESSECQWMPLIKCPVISILDVSPLQLALSYLSDVATAAVVKYKRSHVDGTADRNRRKEPLFPLPAINSRKDANNVSQDRSNSVPTASSLSSGQLQQKKSLAATLIESTKKEMVALVPSDIARLALRFFPLFNFSLFPHKPPPAAMANRVLFTDAEDRLLALGLQEYNNDWGAIQKRFLPCKSKHQIFVRQKNRSSSKAPNNPVKEVRRMKTSPLTIEEIECIREGLRMFKNDWTSVWRLVVPHRDPSLLQRQWRVASGVQKSYSKSETAKEKRRSYEAKRRKLRASMPDSRVVCEQGADNNASEGVENDDDSYVNEAFLEDRDRSMNMTPSQLSLSRNAGKSMIMQSGTSIDEECGATGGNIEPRKGSDTKLDVTTSYIPFISCTSDGPSSVRAPCTTAPKVSCGSLDQLQASRLCKEKGSCVVKLAPDLPPVNLPPSVRVISQVAFHQNATHFNGTSDSAAKDMYPVPPLTFTESAYRQLNLFPDHRTSSRLQQNGISNENNTEDGAEQDFQMHPLLFQYPRDVLSSCSHPVQNLINHSRKYDLYPFEKVQVERSKNQTTGSTENGITVNANTIDFHPLLRRTEVEIHDEIPEDDYYHHSVNQSECNMREAQADDSSTSGQASASPCERENNIDLNINLCSPMELKDANDFRCTFSKSNVQDEGSRKDKASVSELEVVNVCSHHCIQEPNEELMQGIVMEQEELSDSEEDSQHVEFECEEMDDSEEEQVQGVESSLIQNEGTSASVVYGEFHGSNDQSQIQQGLVQVGKQDASSMRNIQGSSRSARAKLKPEAAKRTVSRVNQRLSTSCTGEPSRTKTRSSNMKQGQTSAVRKSSDSRRTRKIPAPS; encoded by the exons GTGACAGTGTACTTCCTCAAAATGGATTGTCATCCAAGGGTGTTTTCGAAGATTTTTGTCCAGAAAAAACCTCAACCCAGGTTAATTGTGAGCATGATGAAGGTTGCTTGAATGGATTGGAAAAGGAGGTGTTGCCAAGCAAAGCTGCTTGCTCTTCAACAGTGCAAAATTCTCATTACCTGTCGCTTGAAGCTAGTGAGGAAGATGCAATTTGCAGGCGGACGAGGGCAAGATACTCTCTAGAAAATTATTCACTTGAGGAATTGGAGACCTTTCTCCAGGAATCAGATGATGATGGTGATCTGCAGAAtgttgacgaggaagaggaaTACCGCAAGTTTCTTGCAGCTGTCCTGTCTGGTGGAGGTGATGACACACAGGCTTGCCACGGGGATGAAACCCAGGATGAAGATGAAAATGATGCAGACTTTGAGCTCGAGATTGAGGAGGCCCTAGAAAGTGATGGTGATGAAAATGCTGAGAACTATGAAGATACAAATGGTAGAAAAGAGAAAGATGGCCGTAGGCCTCAGACTAGGCAGAGGCGACCATTCACTGAGTTGTCTGGGCCAGGTAGCAATCGTCATGAATCAACTAAAACTCATTTAAGACCGATTCTGCCATATATTCCACCTGCATTACTGACTCCTGCACATGCTTTTGGATGGCAATATCCTTCCCAGAATGCTCTTTTCCCTTCATCCTTAATATCAGTAACCTGTGCACCTTTAGTAAGCGGATTTTCTGATCGGCAACTTGGCGAACTGCATGTGTTGATATATGAGCATGTTCAGCTCCTGATCCAAACCTTCTCCCTATGCGTTCTCGACCCATCTAAACAAGATGTGGCTAATGATGCTAAAAAGATGATAGTTGAGTTGGTTGGCTGTCGTGATCAAGCATTGGCTACGAGCGCTCCTCATCGGCAATTCTTTTTTGAATCACAGCATCTCTGCTCATCATCTAGTTTTGTTTCTTCTGAGAGCTCGGAATGCCAATGGATGCCATTAATTAAGTGTCCTGTTATATCCATCCTTGATGTCTCACCACTTCAGTTGGCCCTCAGTTATTTAAGTGATGTCGCGACCG CAGCTGTCGTGAAGTATAAAAGAAGCCATGTGGATGGCACTGCTGACAGAAACCGCAGAAAAGAGCCTCTGTTTCCTTTACCAGCAATTAACAGTCGCAAAGATGCGAACAATGTTTCTCAAGACAGATCGAATAGTGTGCCCACAGCATCATCTCTTTCATCTGGGCAGTTACAGCAGAAGAAATCATTAGCTGCTACCCTTATTGAGAGTACTAAAAAGGAGATGGTTGCCCTTGTTCCATCTGACATTGCAAGATTAGCACTGAGATTTTTTCCACTTTTCAATTTTTCACTGTTTCCTCATAAGCCACCTCCTGCAGCTATGGCCAATAGAGTGCTTTTCACTGATGCAGAGGACAG ATTATTAGCTCTAGGGCTTCAGGAATATAATAATGACTGGGGAGCAATACAAAAACGCTTTCTTCCTTGTAAATCAAAGCATCAG ATATTTGTGAGACAAAAGAACCGTAGCTCCTCCAAAGCTCCCAATAATCCAGTTAAG GAGGTGCGCCGTATGAAGACATCTCCGTTGAcaattgaggaaatagagtgtATCCGGGAG GGGCTGAGGATGTTCAAAAATGATTGGACATCAGTTTGGAGGTTAGTAGTGCCACATAGAGATCCTTCACTGCTCCAACGTCAATGGAGAGTTGCCAGTGGAGTCCAGAAATCTTACAGTAAAAGTGAAAccgcaaaagaaaaaaggcgATCATATGAAGCAAAGAGGAGAAAGCTGAGAGCATCAATGCCCGATTCAAGAGTAGTCTGTGAGCAAGGG GCTGATAACAATGCTTCTGAGGGTGttgaaaatgatgatgattCATATGTCAATGAAGCATTTTTGGAAGACAGAGATAGGAGCATGAACATGACACCTTCTCAGCTGTCATTATCAAGAAATGCTGGAAAAAGCATGATAATGCAGTCAGGCACAAGCATCGATGAAGAATGTGGTGCTACAGGTGGTAACATTGAACCACGGAAGGGGAGTGATACAAAACTTGATGTAACCACATCATATATACCTTTTATCTCTTGCACTTCTGATGGCCCTTCATCTGTGAGAGCACCTTGCACTACAGCTCCGAAGGTATCATGTGGTTCTCTGGACCAACTGCAAGCTTCCCGATTGTGTAAAGAGAAAGGTAGTTGTGTGGTCAAGTTGGCCCCAGATTTACCTCCTGTGAACCTTCCTCCTTCTGTCCGTGTGATATCTCAGGTGGCATTTCATCAGAATGCAACACACTTTAATGGCACCTCAGATAGTGCAGCAAAGGATATGTATCCTGTGCCACCTCTAACCTTTACAGAAAGTGCTTATAGACAGCTAAATCTGTTCCCTGATCATAGAACTAGTTCTAGATTGCAGCAGAATGGGATTTCTAATGAAAATAATACAGAAGATGGTGCTGAGCAAGATTTTCAGATGCATCCTTTGCTCTTTCAATATCCTCGAGATGTGCTTTCATCATGTAGTCATCCGGTTCAAAATCTTATTAACCATTCAAGAAAATATGATCTTTATCCCTTTGAGAAAGTTCAAGTTGAGAGAAGTAAGAACCAGACTACAGGTTCCACCGAAAACGGAATTACTGTAAATGCTAACACTATCGATTTTCATCCTCTCCTGCGAAGAACTGAAGTTGAGATACATGATGAAATACCAGAAGATGACTACTACCATCACTCTGTTAATCAGTCTGAGTGTAACATGAGGGAAGCTCAAGCAGATGACTCATCAACATCTGGGCAAGCATCCGCAAGCCCATGCGAGAGGGAGAACAATATTGACTTAAACATTAATTTATGTTCTCCAATGGAGTTAAAAGATGCAAATGACTTCAGATGTACTTTTAGCAAATCAAATGTTCAAGATGAAGGTTCTAGGAAGGACAAAGCTAGCGTTTCAGAGCTAGAGGTTGTAAATGTTTGTTCTCATCATTGCATTCAAGAGCCTAATGAAGAATTAATGCAAGGTATTGTAATGGAACAAGAAGAATTAAGTGATTCTGAGGAAGACAGCCAGCATGTTGAGTTTGAATGTGAGGAAATGGATGATTCTGAAGAGGAGCAAGTTCAGGGTGTGGAATCCTCTCTGATTCAAAATGAG GGTACCTCAGCATCAGTTGTTTACGGGGAGTTCCATGGGAGCAATGATCAGAGTCAGATCCAGCAAGGATTAGTTCAAGTGGGTAAACAGGATGCAAGTTCAATGCGGAATATACAAGGTTCTTCTCGGTCCGCAAGGGCAAAGTTGAAGCCAGAAGCTGCAAAGCGCACAGTATCAAGGGTAAACCAACGTTTGTCCACTTCTTGTACAGGTGAACCTAGCCGGACCAAAACCAGAAGCTCTAATATGAAGCAGGGACAGACAAGTGCTGTACGCAAGTCCAGTGATTCAAGGCGAACTAGAAAAATCCCAGCCCCAAGTTGA
- the LOC133926403 gene encoding uncharacterized protein LOC133926403 isoform X2, giving the protein MEVDDDVDEDDMDFNPFLREGSPSETSSSLTLEAQCEEHNSDNQLSSKIYPQNNQTSDSVLPQNGLSSKGVFEDFCPEKTSTQVNCEHDEGCLNGLEKEVLPSKAACSSTVQNSHYLSLEASEEDAICRRTRARYSLENYSLEELETFLQESDDDGDLQNVDEEEEYRKFLAAVLSGGGDDTQACHGDETQDEDENDADFELEIEEALESDGDENAENYEDTNGRKEKDGRRPQTRQRRPFTELSGPGSNRHESTKTHLRPILPYIPPALLTPAHAFGWQYPSQNALFPSSLISVTCAPLVSGFSDRQLGELHVLIYEHVQLLIQTFSLCVLDPSKQDVANDAKKMIVELVGCRDQALATSAPHRQFFFESQHLCSSSSFVSSESSECQWMPLIKCPVISILDVSPLQLALSYLSDVATAVVKYKRSHVDGTADRNRRKEPLFPLPAINSRKDANNVSQDRSNSVPTASSLSSGQLQQKKSLAATLIESTKKEMVALVPSDIARLALRFFPLFNFSLFPHKPPPAAMANRVLFTDAEDRLLALGLQEYNNDWGAIQKRFLPCKSKHQIFVRQKNRSSSKAPNNPVKEVRRMKTSPLTIEEIECIREGLRMFKNDWTSVWRLVVPHRDPSLLQRQWRVASGVQKSYSKSETAKEKRRSYEAKRRKLRASMPDSRVVCEQGADNNASEGVENDDDSYVNEAFLEDRDRSMNMTPSQLSLSRNAGKSMIMQSGTSIDEECGATGGNIEPRKGSDTKLDVTTSYIPFISCTSDGPSSVRAPCTTAPKVSCGSLDQLQASRLCKEKGSCVVKLAPDLPPVNLPPSVRVISQVAFHQNATHFNGTSDSAAKDMYPVPPLTFTESAYRQLNLFPDHRTSSRLQQNGISNENNTEDGAEQDFQMHPLLFQYPRDVLSSCSHPVQNLINHSRKYDLYPFEKVQVERSKNQTTGSTENGITVNANTIDFHPLLRRTEVEIHDEIPEDDYYHHSVNQSECNMREAQADDSSTSGQASASPCERENNIDLNINLCSPMELKDANDFRCTFSKSNVQDEGSRKDKASVSELEVVNVCSHHCIQEPNEELMQGIVMEQEELSDSEEDSQHVEFECEEMDDSEEEQVQGVESSLIQNEGTSASVVYGEFHGSNDQSQIQQGLVQVGKQDASSMRNIQGSSRSARAKLKPEAAKRTVSRVNQRLSTSCTGEPSRTKTRSSNMKQGQTSAVRKSSDSRRTRKIPAPS; this is encoded by the exons GTGACAGTGTACTTCCTCAAAATGGATTGTCATCCAAGGGTGTTTTCGAAGATTTTTGTCCAGAAAAAACCTCAACCCAGGTTAATTGTGAGCATGATGAAGGTTGCTTGAATGGATTGGAAAAGGAGGTGTTGCCAAGCAAAGCTGCTTGCTCTTCAACAGTGCAAAATTCTCATTACCTGTCGCTTGAAGCTAGTGAGGAAGATGCAATTTGCAGGCGGACGAGGGCAAGATACTCTCTAGAAAATTATTCACTTGAGGAATTGGAGACCTTTCTCCAGGAATCAGATGATGATGGTGATCTGCAGAAtgttgacgaggaagaggaaTACCGCAAGTTTCTTGCAGCTGTCCTGTCTGGTGGAGGTGATGACACACAGGCTTGCCACGGGGATGAAACCCAGGATGAAGATGAAAATGATGCAGACTTTGAGCTCGAGATTGAGGAGGCCCTAGAAAGTGATGGTGATGAAAATGCTGAGAACTATGAAGATACAAATGGTAGAAAAGAGAAAGATGGCCGTAGGCCTCAGACTAGGCAGAGGCGACCATTCACTGAGTTGTCTGGGCCAGGTAGCAATCGTCATGAATCAACTAAAACTCATTTAAGACCGATTCTGCCATATATTCCACCTGCATTACTGACTCCTGCACATGCTTTTGGATGGCAATATCCTTCCCAGAATGCTCTTTTCCCTTCATCCTTAATATCAGTAACCTGTGCACCTTTAGTAAGCGGATTTTCTGATCGGCAACTTGGCGAACTGCATGTGTTGATATATGAGCATGTTCAGCTCCTGATCCAAACCTTCTCCCTATGCGTTCTCGACCCATCTAAACAAGATGTGGCTAATGATGCTAAAAAGATGATAGTTGAGTTGGTTGGCTGTCGTGATCAAGCATTGGCTACGAGCGCTCCTCATCGGCAATTCTTTTTTGAATCACAGCATCTCTGCTCATCATCTAGTTTTGTTTCTTCTGAGAGCTCGGAATGCCAATGGATGCCATTAATTAAGTGTCCTGTTATATCCATCCTTGATGTCTCACCACTTCAGTTGGCCCTCAGTTATTTAAGTGATGTCGCGACCG CTGTCGTGAAGTATAAAAGAAGCCATGTGGATGGCACTGCTGACAGAAACCGCAGAAAAGAGCCTCTGTTTCCTTTACCAGCAATTAACAGTCGCAAAGATGCGAACAATGTTTCTCAAGACAGATCGAATAGTGTGCCCACAGCATCATCTCTTTCATCTGGGCAGTTACAGCAGAAGAAATCATTAGCTGCTACCCTTATTGAGAGTACTAAAAAGGAGATGGTTGCCCTTGTTCCATCTGACATTGCAAGATTAGCACTGAGATTTTTTCCACTTTTCAATTTTTCACTGTTTCCTCATAAGCCACCTCCTGCAGCTATGGCCAATAGAGTGCTTTTCACTGATGCAGAGGACAG ATTATTAGCTCTAGGGCTTCAGGAATATAATAATGACTGGGGAGCAATACAAAAACGCTTTCTTCCTTGTAAATCAAAGCATCAG ATATTTGTGAGACAAAAGAACCGTAGCTCCTCCAAAGCTCCCAATAATCCAGTTAAG GAGGTGCGCCGTATGAAGACATCTCCGTTGAcaattgaggaaatagagtgtATCCGGGAG GGGCTGAGGATGTTCAAAAATGATTGGACATCAGTTTGGAGGTTAGTAGTGCCACATAGAGATCCTTCACTGCTCCAACGTCAATGGAGAGTTGCCAGTGGAGTCCAGAAATCTTACAGTAAAAGTGAAAccgcaaaagaaaaaaggcgATCATATGAAGCAAAGAGGAGAAAGCTGAGAGCATCAATGCCCGATTCAAGAGTAGTCTGTGAGCAAGGG GCTGATAACAATGCTTCTGAGGGTGttgaaaatgatgatgattCATATGTCAATGAAGCATTTTTGGAAGACAGAGATAGGAGCATGAACATGACACCTTCTCAGCTGTCATTATCAAGAAATGCTGGAAAAAGCATGATAATGCAGTCAGGCACAAGCATCGATGAAGAATGTGGTGCTACAGGTGGTAACATTGAACCACGGAAGGGGAGTGATACAAAACTTGATGTAACCACATCATATATACCTTTTATCTCTTGCACTTCTGATGGCCCTTCATCTGTGAGAGCACCTTGCACTACAGCTCCGAAGGTATCATGTGGTTCTCTGGACCAACTGCAAGCTTCCCGATTGTGTAAAGAGAAAGGTAGTTGTGTGGTCAAGTTGGCCCCAGATTTACCTCCTGTGAACCTTCCTCCTTCTGTCCGTGTGATATCTCAGGTGGCATTTCATCAGAATGCAACACACTTTAATGGCACCTCAGATAGTGCAGCAAAGGATATGTATCCTGTGCCACCTCTAACCTTTACAGAAAGTGCTTATAGACAGCTAAATCTGTTCCCTGATCATAGAACTAGTTCTAGATTGCAGCAGAATGGGATTTCTAATGAAAATAATACAGAAGATGGTGCTGAGCAAGATTTTCAGATGCATCCTTTGCTCTTTCAATATCCTCGAGATGTGCTTTCATCATGTAGTCATCCGGTTCAAAATCTTATTAACCATTCAAGAAAATATGATCTTTATCCCTTTGAGAAAGTTCAAGTTGAGAGAAGTAAGAACCAGACTACAGGTTCCACCGAAAACGGAATTACTGTAAATGCTAACACTATCGATTTTCATCCTCTCCTGCGAAGAACTGAAGTTGAGATACATGATGAAATACCAGAAGATGACTACTACCATCACTCTGTTAATCAGTCTGAGTGTAACATGAGGGAAGCTCAAGCAGATGACTCATCAACATCTGGGCAAGCATCCGCAAGCCCATGCGAGAGGGAGAACAATATTGACTTAAACATTAATTTATGTTCTCCAATGGAGTTAAAAGATGCAAATGACTTCAGATGTACTTTTAGCAAATCAAATGTTCAAGATGAAGGTTCTAGGAAGGACAAAGCTAGCGTTTCAGAGCTAGAGGTTGTAAATGTTTGTTCTCATCATTGCATTCAAGAGCCTAATGAAGAATTAATGCAAGGTATTGTAATGGAACAAGAAGAATTAAGTGATTCTGAGGAAGACAGCCAGCATGTTGAGTTTGAATGTGAGGAAATGGATGATTCTGAAGAGGAGCAAGTTCAGGGTGTGGAATCCTCTCTGATTCAAAATGAG GGTACCTCAGCATCAGTTGTTTACGGGGAGTTCCATGGGAGCAATGATCAGAGTCAGATCCAGCAAGGATTAGTTCAAGTGGGTAAACAGGATGCAAGTTCAATGCGGAATATACAAGGTTCTTCTCGGTCCGCAAGGGCAAAGTTGAAGCCAGAAGCTGCAAAGCGCACAGTATCAAGGGTAAACCAACGTTTGTCCACTTCTTGTACAGGTGAACCTAGCCGGACCAAAACCAGAAGCTCTAATATGAAGCAGGGACAGACAAGTGCTGTACGCAAGTCCAGTGATTCAAGGCGAACTAGAAAAATCCCAGCCCCAAGTTGA
- the LOC133926403 gene encoding uncharacterized protein LOC133926403 isoform X3, producing MEVDDDVDEDDMDFNPFLREGSPSETSSSLTLEAQCEEHNSDNQLSSKIYPQNNQTSDSVLPQNGLSSKGCLNGLEKEVLPSKAACSSTVQNSHYLSLEASEEDAICRRTRARYSLENYSLEELETFLQESDDDGDLQNVDEEEEYRKFLAAVLSGGGDDTQACHGDETQDEDENDADFELEIEEALESDGDENAENYEDTNGRKEKDGRRPQTRQRRPFTELSGPGSNRHESTKTHLRPILPYIPPALLTPAHAFGWQYPSQNALFPSSLISVTCAPLVSGFSDRQLGELHVLIYEHVQLLIQTFSLCVLDPSKQDVANDAKKMIVELVGCRDQALATSAPHRQFFFESQHLCSSSSFVSSESSECQWMPLIKCPVISILDVSPLQLALSYLSDVATAAVVKYKRSHVDGTADRNRRKEPLFPLPAINSRKDANNVSQDRSNSVPTASSLSSGQLQQKKSLAATLIESTKKEMVALVPSDIARLALRFFPLFNFSLFPHKPPPAAMANRVLFTDAEDRLLALGLQEYNNDWGAIQKRFLPCKSKHQIFVRQKNRSSSKAPNNPVKEVRRMKTSPLTIEEIECIREGLRMFKNDWTSVWRLVVPHRDPSLLQRQWRVASGVQKSYSKSETAKEKRRSYEAKRRKLRASMPDSRVVCEQGADNNASEGVENDDDSYVNEAFLEDRDRSMNMTPSQLSLSRNAGKSMIMQSGTSIDEECGATGGNIEPRKGSDTKLDVTTSYIPFISCTSDGPSSVRAPCTTAPKVSCGSLDQLQASRLCKEKGSCVVKLAPDLPPVNLPPSVRVISQVAFHQNATHFNGTSDSAAKDMYPVPPLTFTESAYRQLNLFPDHRTSSRLQQNGISNENNTEDGAEQDFQMHPLLFQYPRDVLSSCSHPVQNLINHSRKYDLYPFEKVQVERSKNQTTGSTENGITVNANTIDFHPLLRRTEVEIHDEIPEDDYYHHSVNQSECNMREAQADDSSTSGQASASPCERENNIDLNINLCSPMELKDANDFRCTFSKSNVQDEGSRKDKASVSELEVVNVCSHHCIQEPNEELMQGIVMEQEELSDSEEDSQHVEFECEEMDDSEEEQVQGVESSLIQNEGTSASVVYGEFHGSNDQSQIQQGLVQVGKQDASSMRNIQGSSRSARAKLKPEAAKRTVSRVNQRLSTSCTGEPSRTKTRSSNMKQGQTSAVRKSSDSRRTRKIPAPS from the exons GTGACAGTGTACTTCCTCAAAATGGATTGTCATCCAAGG GTTGCTTGAATGGATTGGAAAAGGAGGTGTTGCCAAGCAAAGCTGCTTGCTCTTCAACAGTGCAAAATTCTCATTACCTGTCGCTTGAAGCTAGTGAGGAAGATGCAATTTGCAGGCGGACGAGGGCAAGATACTCTCTAGAAAATTATTCACTTGAGGAATTGGAGACCTTTCTCCAGGAATCAGATGATGATGGTGATCTGCAGAAtgttgacgaggaagaggaaTACCGCAAGTTTCTTGCAGCTGTCCTGTCTGGTGGAGGTGATGACACACAGGCTTGCCACGGGGATGAAACCCAGGATGAAGATGAAAATGATGCAGACTTTGAGCTCGAGATTGAGGAGGCCCTAGAAAGTGATGGTGATGAAAATGCTGAGAACTATGAAGATACAAATGGTAGAAAAGAGAAAGATGGCCGTAGGCCTCAGACTAGGCAGAGGCGACCATTCACTGAGTTGTCTGGGCCAGGTAGCAATCGTCATGAATCAACTAAAACTCATTTAAGACCGATTCTGCCATATATTCCACCTGCATTACTGACTCCTGCACATGCTTTTGGATGGCAATATCCTTCCCAGAATGCTCTTTTCCCTTCATCCTTAATATCAGTAACCTGTGCACCTTTAGTAAGCGGATTTTCTGATCGGCAACTTGGCGAACTGCATGTGTTGATATATGAGCATGTTCAGCTCCTGATCCAAACCTTCTCCCTATGCGTTCTCGACCCATCTAAACAAGATGTGGCTAATGATGCTAAAAAGATGATAGTTGAGTTGGTTGGCTGTCGTGATCAAGCATTGGCTACGAGCGCTCCTCATCGGCAATTCTTTTTTGAATCACAGCATCTCTGCTCATCATCTAGTTTTGTTTCTTCTGAGAGCTCGGAATGCCAATGGATGCCATTAATTAAGTGTCCTGTTATATCCATCCTTGATGTCTCACCACTTCAGTTGGCCCTCAGTTATTTAAGTGATGTCGCGACCG CAGCTGTCGTGAAGTATAAAAGAAGCCATGTGGATGGCACTGCTGACAGAAACCGCAGAAAAGAGCCTCTGTTTCCTTTACCAGCAATTAACAGTCGCAAAGATGCGAACAATGTTTCTCAAGACAGATCGAATAGTGTGCCCACAGCATCATCTCTTTCATCTGGGCAGTTACAGCAGAAGAAATCATTAGCTGCTACCCTTATTGAGAGTACTAAAAAGGAGATGGTTGCCCTTGTTCCATCTGACATTGCAAGATTAGCACTGAGATTTTTTCCACTTTTCAATTTTTCACTGTTTCCTCATAAGCCACCTCCTGCAGCTATGGCCAATAGAGTGCTTTTCACTGATGCAGAGGACAG ATTATTAGCTCTAGGGCTTCAGGAATATAATAATGACTGGGGAGCAATACAAAAACGCTTTCTTCCTTGTAAATCAAAGCATCAG ATATTTGTGAGACAAAAGAACCGTAGCTCCTCCAAAGCTCCCAATAATCCAGTTAAG GAGGTGCGCCGTATGAAGACATCTCCGTTGAcaattgaggaaatagagtgtATCCGGGAG GGGCTGAGGATGTTCAAAAATGATTGGACATCAGTTTGGAGGTTAGTAGTGCCACATAGAGATCCTTCACTGCTCCAACGTCAATGGAGAGTTGCCAGTGGAGTCCAGAAATCTTACAGTAAAAGTGAAAccgcaaaagaaaaaaggcgATCATATGAAGCAAAGAGGAGAAAGCTGAGAGCATCAATGCCCGATTCAAGAGTAGTCTGTGAGCAAGGG GCTGATAACAATGCTTCTGAGGGTGttgaaaatgatgatgattCATATGTCAATGAAGCATTTTTGGAAGACAGAGATAGGAGCATGAACATGACACCTTCTCAGCTGTCATTATCAAGAAATGCTGGAAAAAGCATGATAATGCAGTCAGGCACAAGCATCGATGAAGAATGTGGTGCTACAGGTGGTAACATTGAACCACGGAAGGGGAGTGATACAAAACTTGATGTAACCACATCATATATACCTTTTATCTCTTGCACTTCTGATGGCCCTTCATCTGTGAGAGCACCTTGCACTACAGCTCCGAAGGTATCATGTGGTTCTCTGGACCAACTGCAAGCTTCCCGATTGTGTAAAGAGAAAGGTAGTTGTGTGGTCAAGTTGGCCCCAGATTTACCTCCTGTGAACCTTCCTCCTTCTGTCCGTGTGATATCTCAGGTGGCATTTCATCAGAATGCAACACACTTTAATGGCACCTCAGATAGTGCAGCAAAGGATATGTATCCTGTGCCACCTCTAACCTTTACAGAAAGTGCTTATAGACAGCTAAATCTGTTCCCTGATCATAGAACTAGTTCTAGATTGCAGCAGAATGGGATTTCTAATGAAAATAATACAGAAGATGGTGCTGAGCAAGATTTTCAGATGCATCCTTTGCTCTTTCAATATCCTCGAGATGTGCTTTCATCATGTAGTCATCCGGTTCAAAATCTTATTAACCATTCAAGAAAATATGATCTTTATCCCTTTGAGAAAGTTCAAGTTGAGAGAAGTAAGAACCAGACTACAGGTTCCACCGAAAACGGAATTACTGTAAATGCTAACACTATCGATTTTCATCCTCTCCTGCGAAGAACTGAAGTTGAGATACATGATGAAATACCAGAAGATGACTACTACCATCACTCTGTTAATCAGTCTGAGTGTAACATGAGGGAAGCTCAAGCAGATGACTCATCAACATCTGGGCAAGCATCCGCAAGCCCATGCGAGAGGGAGAACAATATTGACTTAAACATTAATTTATGTTCTCCAATGGAGTTAAAAGATGCAAATGACTTCAGATGTACTTTTAGCAAATCAAATGTTCAAGATGAAGGTTCTAGGAAGGACAAAGCTAGCGTTTCAGAGCTAGAGGTTGTAAATGTTTGTTCTCATCATTGCATTCAAGAGCCTAATGAAGAATTAATGCAAGGTATTGTAATGGAACAAGAAGAATTAAGTGATTCTGAGGAAGACAGCCAGCATGTTGAGTTTGAATGTGAGGAAATGGATGATTCTGAAGAGGAGCAAGTTCAGGGTGTGGAATCCTCTCTGATTCAAAATGAG GGTACCTCAGCATCAGTTGTTTACGGGGAGTTCCATGGGAGCAATGATCAGAGTCAGATCCAGCAAGGATTAGTTCAAGTGGGTAAACAGGATGCAAGTTCAATGCGGAATATACAAGGTTCTTCTCGGTCCGCAAGGGCAAAGTTGAAGCCAGAAGCTGCAAAGCGCACAGTATCAAGGGTAAACCAACGTTTGTCCACTTCTTGTACAGGTGAACCTAGCCGGACCAAAACCAGAAGCTCTAATATGAAGCAGGGACAGACAAGTGCTGTACGCAAGTCCAGTGATTCAAGGCGAACTAGAAAAATCCCAGCCCCAAGTTGA